Proteins encoded in a region of the Spartobacteria bacterium genome:
- a CDS encoding L,D-transpeptidase, whose amino-acid sequence MEEMYLREEGQGKGVRRLVILAAAILITGGALFMVFYRRAPKDDVPKDDITSQIENVVASGDNQALVQFSDELEPAADAVEVPAAPVKQSSFAKNREQTARLFNEAQELHKSNQLMDARAKYFEALNVCDDSVQQAEIEEALGRLHTEMVFTPNQMSEKVDYVIKSGDTLGRLASAHGTTVELIQKGNNIKGSLIRPGDFIRILDGTFAIEVDKSDNTLVVTLNDRFFKRYRVGTGKYGRTPVGDFKITDRQVKPTWWRPDGKRIPFGDKENLLGTHWLSLDVRGYGLHGTWEPDSIGSQSSAGCVRMLNENIEELYNLIPLGTKVTIKD is encoded by the coding sequence ATGGAAGAAATGTATCTCAGAGAAGAAGGCCAAGGCAAGGGCGTCCGCCGTCTGGTTATTCTGGCGGCAGCCATATTAATTACTGGCGGTGCGCTGTTTATGGTGTTTTATCGCCGTGCGCCCAAAGACGACGTGCCGAAAGATGACATCACCTCGCAAATCGAAAACGTGGTGGCCAGCGGCGATAATCAGGCGCTGGTGCAGTTTTCCGATGAGCTGGAGCCTGCGGCTGATGCCGTGGAGGTACCGGCTGCGCCTGTTAAACAGAGCAGTTTTGCAAAAAATCGCGAACAGACGGCCCGATTGTTCAACGAAGCGCAGGAACTGCACAAGAGCAACCAGCTGATGGATGCGCGTGCCAAGTATTTCGAGGCACTGAATGTCTGTGACGACAGCGTGCAGCAAGCAGAAATCGAAGAGGCGCTGGGCAGGCTTCACACGGAAATGGTTTTTACTCCCAATCAGATGTCGGAGAAAGTGGATTACGTGATCAAGAGCGGTGATACTCTGGGACGTCTTGCATCTGCACATGGCACCACCGTGGAACTGATCCAGAAGGGGAATAATATCAAGGGATCGCTGATTCGGCCGGGCGATTTTATCCGTATTCTCGATGGCACTTTTGCCATTGAAGTCGATAAATCTGACAACACGCTGGTGGTGACATTAAATGACCGGTTCTTTAAACGCTATCGTGTGGGAACGGGGAAATATGGGCGGACACCCGTAGGCGATTTTAAAATCACCGATCGGCAGGTCAAACCTACCTGGTGGCGTCCCGACGGTAAACGCATTCCCTTTGGCGATAAAGAAAATCTGCTGGGAACGCATTGGCTGTCACTGGATGTGCGGGGCTACGGGCTGCATGGCACCTGGGAACCTGACTCAATTGGATCACAATCCAGCGCGGGCTGTGTGCGCATGCTGAATGAAAACATCGAAGAGTTGTACAACCTGATTCCTTTGGGAACAAAGGTCACTATCAAAGATTAA
- a CDS encoding acetyl-CoA carboxylase carboxyltransferase subunit alpha, with protein MNGYTLPFEKPLLELTKRLNALKTESESQNIDFDQEIKTIEAKIETTRIDIYNKLSSWQRVQIARHPLRPYPRDYLEKISDDFMELHGDRLFADDRAIIGGFGHIDDQKVLFICTQKGRETKSNLECNFGCAYPEGYRKALRLMKLAAKFNVPVVTLIDTPGAFPGMEGEERHVAEAIAVNLREMAVLPVPVVVIVTGEGGSGGALGIGVGDRVLIMQNAYYSVISPEGCAAIIWKDRAFADKAAEALKLTANELKELGLVDDIIPEPMGGAHHDPDWQSDQIKSMILHYLAELKDVPVDELLENRYQKLRAYGRFQE; from the coding sequence ATGAACGGATATACATTACCCTTTGAAAAACCCCTGTTGGAGCTGACCAAGCGGCTCAATGCCCTGAAGACGGAAAGCGAAAGCCAGAACATCGATTTCGATCAGGAAATCAAAACTATCGAAGCGAAAATTGAAACAACCCGCATCGATATCTATAACAAACTGAGTTCTTGGCAGCGTGTTCAAATTGCACGTCATCCGCTGCGGCCTTATCCTCGCGATTATCTCGAAAAAATCTCCGACGATTTTATGGAGCTGCACGGGGATCGTCTTTTTGCCGATGATCGTGCCATTATTGGTGGGTTTGGGCACATCGATGACCAAAAAGTGCTGTTTATCTGCACGCAGAAAGGCCGCGAAACCAAGAGTAATTTGGAATGCAATTTCGGATGCGCCTATCCGGAGGGATACCGTAAAGCATTGCGTCTGATGAAACTGGCTGCCAAGTTCAATGTTCCGGTGGTCACGCTGATTGATACGCCCGGGGCCTTTCCCGGGATGGAAGGCGAGGAACGGCATGTGGCGGAAGCGATTGCTGTGAATTTGCGTGAAATGGCTGTATTGCCGGTTCCCGTTGTCGTCATTGTGACTGGTGAGGGTGGTAGCGGCGGCGCGCTGGGTATCGGCGTCGGGGATCGAGTGCTTATTATGCAGAACGCCTATTATTCTGTGATTTCGCCCGAAGGCTGTGCCGCCATCATTTGGAAAGATCGCGCGTTTGCCGATAAAGCGGCCGAGGCACTGAAATTGACGGCCAATGAATTGAAAGAACTGGGTTTGGTGGATGACATTATTCCTGAACCTATGGGCGGCGCGCACCATGATCCGGATTGGCAGAGTGATCAGATCAAAAGTATGATTCTGCATTATCTGGCTGAATTGAAGGACGTGCCGGTCGATGAACTGCTGGAAAATCGCTATCAAAAACTACGGGCTTACGGGCGGTTTCAGGAATAG